In Glycine max cultivar Williams 82 chromosome 4, Glycine_max_v4.0, whole genome shotgun sequence, the genomic stretch TGTTGAGGGTCTTGGGACTTCAAGAAGAAGAGGGAAGTTGTCTAGAATTTCTTCGAAGAGGCTACAAGGTGTTCTCTTGTTAGTTAATCAGTTTTTTTGAACTATATGCATGCTTGTGAATTTACTATAACGTAGGTCTGCAATCAAAATAAGATTGAAGGGCAGACACACTATTTTTTGTGCAACTTCTTGTGGGTTTTATgtaatgttattattaattttattattcttacaTTCATAAGTGATCaccttttttacatatttatacaAATGATTGAGCTGATTCtcattatgttttgtttgagcATTGACTCAATTTGCTGCTACAATGGGTTTAATATGATATCTTAAATCTTGGCCCGTCTCTAGTTCAGTTATAAATCTCTTGCATACTTGTAACATAATTTTGGGACATTGCTTTTATTGTCAAATATTCAGCAGAAGGAATTTAGCCTGACATAAAACTATTCAGCGGTATTGCAGGAATTATTGTGGCTATAACCTGTAGTAGTGCAGTGGTGAAATTGGGTGCTAGGCACATCTGCTGCCCCTTACTTGTATTGTctcttgaagatgttttggtcaagCTCATGTTTTGGGCGCTAGGCACATCTGTTTTGGATTATTATGctgcattaaatattataaaacttttttttataagtccTATCCAAGATGCTTTAAAATGTGCAGCATCTGGTTCACAGCTTGGGCTACCGACATAAATAAGACTACTTTTTGAACTTTGACCTAACTTTCTGTTGTGCATATAATCCTATTTTCGAAAAGCTTGGATATGTGTGTGTTCACAACttgctttaaattttattgtttgattaGTGTTATGCATCCTTCGTTGGAaggtttttaatttgttatggaAATACTGGAGAGCCTTTATTCTTACAATTCCCTCCGTCCAAAACTAATAGAACCAAAGGGACAACTTCTATCAATTGATGGCAAAACAGAGGAGGAGGTTTGTAGGAGTTTAGAGAGAGTGCTCCGTACTATGCGGATAACTACCTCAGAACCCAAGGTACTGCTTATAAATTTCTGTATCATTTCAGAATCCACTGATTTTGTTTATCTTGAACATTCTGGATTTTGCATTTCATGGTTTCAATTTTGGTACTcatttatctatatataaatatttatctttgctgataaaaaaaatggtttcaaTTTTGGATATCTTATTATTTGCTCTTGTACcttttttccctttctctttaataaatttcttttcatatctaaaataaaataaaatctagtgatAGGCCTCTTGTACAGACATATTGGGTGTTTTGACTAGGACATTCTTTTAGCAAACATGTATTGAGATCAAGATAATTTGAAAGGTTTTGAAGTTCATCTGATCATTCTTCTCTCAAACAGGATGTGGCTTTTGTTGTTGATGGCTGGGCACTTGAGATTGCACTTACCCACTATCGTAAAGCTTTCACTGAGCTGGCAGTTTTGTCAAGGACTGCTATATGTTGTCGTGTGATGTatattttttaccattttatcTGCATACAGTGACATGTTGCCTTCTGTTGTTTTATGAAGCTATGCTTTacattcctttaatttttagttgTCATCTTTGTCATATACTAGCCTTGTGCTATCttagtttcttttaattaacttattGCAAGAAGAAGGGGTTGATAAGACCAACATCTTGTGTTTTTCTGTAACGGGAACATAATATTGCTGTTTGTATTATTCTGCTCTAATTTATCAGAAAATAATAGCACTGATTTGCACACTTCAATCGCTCAACTCAACAATCATTGGACACAGCTTCGCGCTCATACTTGCTTCATtggtaatatttaatttatacatcaGTTTTACTAGTCAAAGTTTCTTTGTCTGCCTATAATTACTATTGaccttgtattttttattctctttttaacATCCTAGTCAGGGTTTGTTAAGTATTTGTCTGCAATATCACTGGGCTGCTTATGACAATTCAGGGTAGGTTGGTTCTGGTTTGATGGATTCTTATATGCACTAAATATTGTGGATCATTAAATAGTGCCTATTTGCATTGAATCACTAAATATTGCGGATCATGCTGCATTTGACAACCATACATCATATATGGGAAGTATAAATGGACCCAAGTTACCTCTGGTGTTTGAAGTGCAGTAGATGCCACATGATTTAACTACAGAAGGATGTCCAAagaacaattttcaaaacagtTGTATATTCAATAAGGTATGTTACTTAGGCAATGCACATGATAGATACTAAGTTAAGGAAATTAATTATCTTGCTAAACTTGGGATGTAAATTGCTGCCTTCTGTGATACTCAAATTTATCTAGCCATTTTTTAATTCGATTGCAAggttttggttcaatttttgtTCTCAGTGTTGGCCTTTTAGCTCATGTATTTTGACAATGATGAAGGTTGGTTTTattgatgtttatttttatcaagTATCCTTGGTAGTTGGCAATTTATCCTTGAAGGATAAGAGAGAATCTAAAGGGTTTTTATAATTCCTTTAGGAAAATTACTAGGATTAGGAAACAAAGTGAATCTTGTTGTCATTGAGATTTATTGAATAGCTTCATAGCTGAGACTGAAGGCATTGTAAAAACAGAAATCAGCTACAATGATCAAAGGTTTGAATTGGAAGTGAATGCTATTTTGTTAATTTGAGTGTCGGTATTGAGTTGGCGTGGCAGGTTTGTCAATGCATCAACAACCGAATGAATGCCTGCTGCATTTGATTTGCATCCAACCTATTTTAGTTGCACATCTCACCCACTAAAAAGTTAGCTTAATTTTTTcagattatattaatttatgccTAAGTGATTGCGgcatttaattttagaaaatttcagTGTGATTAATTCCTTTGTAAAGACtagtaaggattttttttttagagtaaaGACTAGTAAAGATAAAACctattcaagtaaaattttattGGCATGTTCTAACGCAAGTTATTATAAGCAGATAGGATATTAATGCACCAATTTTTTATACTatgaatttaacttttatatagtagtataattttttttaatacttttaattaattaaaaataaattgaagaaaTTATTCTAAATCtgagttttaaattaattattaaaaattgaaagtgaTGAGCTCTATTGCAGTATTACTGCATGTGCTTTCTGCACGGCATGGATGCATGGTAGTAAGATTCCCTATTCTGCACGAAATATGTTGGCCCAAGATTTAATGCATAACAAACCAATGACCTACAGTTTTGAACTAGTGTTTTCAAGTGTCAACTTTGTGGAACATCAGTTATACATATTCCTTGCTCTTAGTAACCAAttctttctcatttcttttAATCATAGGCTCCAATTTCAGCAATCACGAATACGAAAACATACGAGGAAGATACCTGTGTCGACAAGTCAAATCCTCAGCATGAAAGTTTTATCAAGAGATACAGCATCAAGTTGGCATCCACAAGTGCAATAAGAGTTCTAATCACGTGTTTGTTGTAAACAAGTTGTTTTGTAGGTtctttatttgtggaaaatttTACTAGGACCTCTGGATGGGTATTGTATTGCTCTTCATAGATATTATGGTTGCTTTAGAAATACTTGTAAGGAAAGTGCACGGCTGCAAGGCTTCCGGGAGTCAAAGAAAGAGACTAAACAGAACCATGACTGACATTATGTTTtgccttttatttctcttctttaCATCATACCCCTTCCATTGTTCTAATTTTGCATTGCTTTTGAATGTAGGGTCATCATCACTTACCTGAAACCAGAGGACTTTGCTTGCCGAAGAGCAAACTGTTCCCACTGTAGGGATCTCTTGTGAATTTCAGTCTTATTGATGATTTTAATTCTCATATAAAATATCTCTGTTGATAAAGCAGTggcttttatttgtttctttgcaATTCCAGATTTTAAGGAGACCAAGGATAGGAGCAGGATACCAGCTCATAGATATGATAACCGAGCCTTTTAGGCTGGTCCGTCGTTGTGAAGTGACAGCCATACTTGTTTTGTATGGCCTTCCTAGGTATCCTTCTGATATCGTCTATTTTCAAAATCTATAGTTTTTGCATATGGAATTCACTCTAAAAATTTTAGGTGCTTTGTgaacgaagaaaaaaaaaaggacacaaAATATAGATATGAAAGAGGCTTTTGGTCTATGTCTTAGTTGGCTACCTGCTGCAGATTGCTACAATTGGAGTAGAAATTCCTTAAGGAATAAAGTTGCCTTGCTTATTCTCCATATCGAATGATAAAGGTTGTAATGATaaagtgtgtgtatatatatattgtgccttaattttgtttcattctATTTTAGTTTGAATAATGACCATGaaaaaatgataagaagaaATCTACTCATGGGTAATTTTGTCTTTAATAGattttacatttataatttctgaattttacatttacaatatatatatatatatatatatatatatatatatatatatatatatatatatatatatatatagtgcccTAATTTTTGTCTCTAATTGTATAATAAAAAGCGAAGGCTAGAGTTCTGTGAATGAATCtaattgtataataaatttagcaGAGACAACAGCTGACGAAAACAAGGTGAGTGTTTACTCTATCAATCAAAGATTCAAGCACTTTTCTGACTAATTACTGGATATTATGGCCACCGGAGATTTGGAGGCCTTCTTCCCTGCTGCAACGCGTGAGTATGCTCCTATGGTAGATGAAATCTGGAGAGATCCTGCTGTTCAGGAAACatacaaggacaaaaaaggAATTGCATAATCTTCCCAATGTTGCTAAATATTTCTTGGATCGGGTATAACTCTACTCCGTTTACTATTTTGTCACTAATGTTAATGTACATTatacttttcaaaattatagaaACTATTAACCATTTGAGCTAGtacttattttcttaaaattttctcAAGCTTGtcatttgagagttgagaccAATGTGATTTTTAACTGCAATTTAATCAtcaaattgattgtgttttctatAAGCATTTAATGTACTTCTTTCATCATTGCTAATTGATAGTGGCTTCCCTCTTAACTAGCAAAACTGCAAAAGCTTAAATTAGTTGATATGTTTAGTTATTTAAGATTTATATGAATGCCATTATGTCTATCTTATGAACATGTAATTATGTACTTGTATGCAACTTCAAAGGATCTACTAATCTCTTAATGCAAGAATTGATAATTAAGTCTCtttatttaatgcatatttaaatattttttataataatattgccATCATGGAAACTTACAGTAGGATATTCACTGTCCATTTTCATGGTTGCTAACTTTTGTATTTGCTCAAAGGTCGAGAACCTAACTTTCAAAAGAGTATCTAAAGTACCGTGTAAAATTCAAAATCACAATCTTATGTTGTATAACTCCTTCCTGCAAAATGCTTAAAAATGTGGATACAAGTGAGGTTGTGAGGGGCCCGCACGATGCTCCTGGTCATTGGTTGGTAACTGCTGTTAAGCTTGTGACTGAGGTTGGTAAGATTGGATTATAGGTCAAGTTTGCATTGATAGACTACTACTTACTCATTCATTTTCTAAGTTACTTCTCTTTCATGTATATgtggagagaagagaaaaatattggTAGGTTGCATCTTTTACCCTTGTGTACACAGCAGCAACAAGCCTTCCTTCATGATTTAGCCTTCTGATCCAATCAAGCaacatgattttctcatcaGAGTATGTGACATCAATAGCCCTTCATCCAGAAACCACCTCCAACACAACAATCACAAAGCTGAACACATCAGATTTTGAGGTAGCAATGCTCCTTCTCTGGAAGCTCCAGTGGCACCAGCTGGCCAGGCTTCTCTAtagttaatttctttcattttacattttcatgACCCGGTTAGTGCAGGTCCCATCATGGATTAGCGGAACTAGGCTAGCAGCAGTTTCGACACAAGcgaaaaccaaaaccaaaaccaaaataaaaactgtAGTTGTCAAAGTAAAAGAAAGGTTGAGTCTAGTTTACGCCAAATGTGTCTTCTTATTCCTGTCCTTCTTGTCAGACCCATTACTATAAAAGAAGCCACACTGCATCCTTCTCCATACCCTTTAGGTTTCTTTATCCAATACTAATAACTCCATTTTCCCTCTGTCTCCCCCCCCCTctacacaaaaaatattattaattagtatgGAGCTGGTTCTGCAATACTTGAAGCGCAAGGTCTTCTCTTACCCTTTGCCAGCCTCTATCATTCCTGAGCTTCATGTTTGCAAGTCTGATCCTTGGGATTTGCCAGGTTCCTTTCTATTTTCCATTCACACCCATCAtcccctttctctttctctaatTTCAATTCCATGCCCCCATTTTCAGGTGATTTGGAGCAAGAGAGATACTTCTTTAgcaccaaagtggccaaataTCCCAACGGAAATCGCTCCAACAGAGCCACAAATTCGGGTTATTGGAAGGCAACTGGCTTGGACAAACAAATTGTTACTTCAGAGGCAAGCCTCCTAATGGATTCAGAACTGATTGGATCATGCACGAGTATCGGCTCATCCTTAACGGCTCTCAGTCTAAGGTGAGGCCAAACAAACTTCTACTATTTATGTAATTATTGTCGTTATAAATGTGCCAgtagtttattttgttttaaaattacaagattaaaataaaaaaataatagaagatTAGTCGGACAAGAAAACATAGTTTTGAAAAGTTAAGAGTTCTTCTAGGCTTTGTAGCAAAAAGTAACCagtgtttgttattttttttgtacttgGATTGGGTAGGATGAGAGAGaggataaataaaatcaaaatgtcTTAATAAAGGtcaggactatttttttttaaaaaaaaaatattgtccaatattttgattttatgaaaagaataaataaaatcaaaatctcTTCATAATTGAGTTCGTGTCATATAACTAAAAAGATATATATCTGGAATACGGCCGAAATGCAgcagattattttttttggtggatatttattttgaaaattttattttaaattgagataaaTGGAAGGATAGTTTGAGGTtgcattcaaaaataaataaagtgggGACGAAAATGATGGTTTGAGTAGAAGGCGTCCACATGGTTAGCGTGGAAGAAGggaacaaaaaattgaaaaggaatagTGGGTTTGGAGTTACGACTTTAGGAGCGGGGAGGCGTAAGCAGCTTTGGTTTGTATGGCTATACTTTATTATTGcattaatgttttcttttgattttaattattattattttcctttttctgccCAAATGAAAGGGCATAAAGTAAAACAAAACTAGGACGAAATTGGCACATGTCCTGCATTCCGTTAAAGATTAGCGGTTAGTCGTTCGGTCCCATGCTGGATTAGGATGGTTTTCGGGAAGTGCAGGTCCCTAGTTgccatcaaaattaaatttattttaaatttgttgaaataatgcatttcttattaaatatatataattgttaattattttaaagatattaaaataatattgtttattaAAGATTGGCTTTAAGTCtaactttgattattttttataaaaataaatagtagtaaaatataacaaaatcataAAGGATATCAATGTCAATGTCTCAATGAGTTGACTTGATGGTCGACTTAAGCACATATATTTAGGAGAGGCTTTTACAAGGCCCAATTTCCTGTTAAATTAGATGCTTCAACGTCACAAATTTGACTCTCCCATTCCATACATACATGTCTGAGAATGTCAAGTTGGGATCGGTAATGTAGAGTTTGGCCCCCAAATCACGCATTTACCTGGTCTAACTTTAAGCTTAATCTCAAAATCTTCTGCAAATAGTCTTTGCTGGCAAGTGAAAAAAGAATATTGACCTGAGAGGCATGAGTTGCTTTAACTTTTAACTTTATTAATGATTAagttaaaaatgtaattatgttacCACAATCCCATTTACCTCAattagattaattaaatttgtaatattgTACGTTTAAATGTCTAAATATCAGTATCATAGATAAAATATGTCATTTGAATCCCATAGGAAATGTGCTAGTTGCCAAAGTTTACTTGTTCGATTTCTTAAACCGCTTCATTATTTTGAACtgtaaataattaacattatatttaatagtttataaaattattttcattttgttgagTTTGGATTCTCTACGTGGAGagcactacaaaaaaaatgacatatacCTACGGAGACTTTTGCCTACACACAtaaattagtgtaggtaaaagtcaaaaaaatacttatacctACAATTGTTTGTCatagtgtaggtaaaagtcaaaaagaaaatttcatttcatcctTATCCCCTCATggctagaaaaaataaaaaatggattttTAGAATTAGCAACTCTAAAGAGCGAGAGGAGTTGCCGAAAGCCCCGTGATGTCGACGACGATCTCGACGGAGATGACAGAAAGAGCGAGAGGGAGATCGTCACCGCGAACATTCCTCTGGTCGTCACAGGAGCGAGAGAGAGAGACGGAGAGAGGAAAGACAGGGATAAGGATAGAAAGAGGAGGGATAAGGATAGGAGAGACCGTGATAGGGACAGGGAGCGCGAGAGAAGAGAGAAGGATAGGGAGCGAGAGAGGGAACGAGCGGAGAGGGAACGAGCGGAGAGGGAGAGATCCACAAGGAGCAGGAGTCGCTCCGAGAGGGACAGAGACAGGGAGCAAGATTTTGATATGTGCGATGCCCGGTAATTGATCTTTTCTTTGTGTTTTGTGCAATTTGTTTGTGAACTAgggttaattttttagtttagcGTTGGTTCAATTCATCAATTGTCCTTGCAAATGGTTTGAATGGATGGTCATGAGTATggtgaaataaaaacaaaaaagaaaacagaaataaGTGTGCATTGGCGATGAGATATGCATTTATTCATTTGTGCTGCGTTGGTGTTTTTCTTATTATGTGCTATGTAGTTGTTACTTTTCAGTACTCACTAGTCAGCTACTAGTTTACTTGAAATCCGTTTCCATATCCAGAATTCTTTTTAAAGAGCTGTCTATGGCGGTAAGGCTAATGGTGTGGCTATAATTCTATGCAAGGACTGAACTTATATACAGTGTCGTAGGCACTTTCGATTCTGTAATCAGAATTGAAGTTTTATGTTGGTAATCTTTGTCAACCTTTAATGGAAATCTTTACGATGCGGATTAATGCAGTGAAAGTGTGAAACACCAATTTTGATTGGAGAACAATCCCAAAAGCACCTGAAGAACTTTAACTAATCACAATTGgtgttttgtcctttttttctAGTGAAAGGGGGGGACTGAGTTGGGAATATAgctttatttgatttaataaaatgtgaCTGGATTTGTATTATTTGAGGGTAGATTTTATGCATTTTAGCTTCTTCGtgttatatatttcttatatgatttttttttgcaacttgCATACCATTAGTGACCTTGAGGTGGCCTGAGAATGTATATCAATCATATCATTGCTATGTTGCCACAAGGCATTAACATAACTCTGTTTTCTTTACTAAGGTGTATACTTTTATGTTTTAAGCGCCTATCGCCTGAAGGCATTGAAATCCCTTtgtgatgttacattaattctaaaaataaaagattattatGTGTGCAACTCACTGTATGCTAAGTTCCTTGCTGCTAAGAGtcccaaaaaataattattcttttaatatgATAACTATTATACACCCTTTAGTATCTGAGTGCAAAGTTAGTTGGCTAggctttttctaattttatgatttatgaataAGATGTAAAGgtatttctatttctcttttgaACCATAAAGATACTCCTATGGTCCCAATAGGCGGTGACACCTCTTCAGACACCTTACCTTGGGGCCTTAGGCATTCATTTGGCTACTCTGACTCTTAGATTTAGTCGGATTCATGATGTAGGtattatgttattatatatttccaggtattagtattttatatcattgatttatttaatgGATCCTGCTAGGTTGGTTTATGATAGGTTCCTGGTGTAATTTTGGCTTTATTAATTCAAAGAATAATAAAGTAAGGAAATCCTGACCATAGGTCCTGAAGTATATGCATAATATTGTAAGGATTATTAAGTGATGATTTGGTGGATGATATGCTAACAAAATATACTTTGGATTATACGGATAGAATGAGACATCACTCCCTCTCAAATTAGGTGGAATTTTGGACTGTAATGTTAATGGTGTATATTTGGAATTATGCTATAAATTATATCTTCTgatcatcaaaattaattaatatgaacttcttttattatttttttaataactttattttaatttgagttgCAGGAGATTTAGGGATAAAAAAGAGGTTACAGAACCTGAGGCAGACCCAGAAAGGGATCAGAGAACTGTTTTTGCCTACCAGGTTTATTGGAAGTtcctatttttgtttgttttaaattatatgaattcATAAGTTCTACATATTTGGATATTTGGTGTCTTGTTCTGATGATTGGCTATTTGTTCAGTGATGATCTCAGATGCCGCTAAAAGCAACAGAGACAAATGTGTATGAGTTCTTTTCAAAAGCTGGCAAGGTCAGTtgcttttaaatttgatatactTTTGTCATTGGAACTGTGATGACTTGCCTATTGAACTATTTTTTCTCCATTGGAACATTATTGACTTATGTTGCCAACTTCTTCTTGGACAACTTGTAATGGTGAAACCTTCTGAAGCTGAAAAGAACCTTGTTCAATCTAATGCTTCTGGTGG encodes the following:
- the LOC100813600 gene encoding NAC domain-containing protein 83 yields the protein MELVLQYLKRKVFSYPLPASIIPELHVCKSDPWDLPGDLEQERYFFSTKVAKYPNGNRSNRATNSGYWKATGLDKQIVTSEASLLMDSELIGSCTSIGSSLTALSLR